From one Solanum lycopersicum chromosome 12, SLM_r2.1 genomic stretch:
- the LOC101254070 gene encoding uncharacterized protein produces the protein MDLDGVVNDNSEVDNDIICDHSNLFVAENQIYSNKEIQVMRHVGLVEKFSFRVARCNASNYHLHCISKSCSWMMRASSLNKSSLFKVRKYIAQHTCCVRERVYARRQGITDVVAVLIMDNYIDPSKVYTPKDVADDMLKLHGVSLTYIQAWRAKEKTVKLMRGDPAESYARLPGSVLKIKRNEDDTFLYAFVALEACIRDWEYCRPIVVVDGAALKCSYGGTMLTSSTLDPGGHILPLAYAIVDSENDASWTWFFEQFREAYGVRQNMCFMSDRNESIWKGTTNVYPESEHYACIWHLSVNVLKNFNRNTEDLKMLFFSLAKAYTKQQFETIMGRIDQIDTQIRPYLFDIGYSKWSRAYSNCKRTWTMTSNIAESLNNVNRLAWRLPVISLLEFMRVTIQRWIHKHNEEDDKTTSNLTKKYDVIPSTVDLHAIAEGAKKYIVNLNTRMCSCGRFQHYEIPCGHAIVVLRYRKLHEADFYSAFYSLKNFKDAYAIPVEPIPCKSTWDIPSYISDPKLMPPGPKKAAGRPKLERWKGFADVNFKKTKSTCSICHQVGHNRKTCSNYPVQKQ, from the exons ATGGATTTAGACGGAGTTGTCAATGATAATAGTGAAGtagataatgatataatatgtgATCATTCTAATTTATTTGTAGCTGAAAATCAGATTTATAGTAATAAAGAAATCCAGGTTATGAGGCATGTTGGACTTGTTGAGAAGTTCAGCTTTCGGGTTGCACGTTGTAATGCATCTAA TTATCATCTGCATTGTATTTCTAAGAGTTGTTCTTGGATGATGAGGGCATCTAGTTTGAATAAATCTAGTTTATTCAAAGTTCGGAAGTATATTGCTCAGCATACATGTTGTGTTAGAGAAAGAGTTTATGCCAGACGTCAAGGGATAACTGACGTTGTAGCTGTATTGATAATGGATAATTATATTGATCCATCTAAGGTATATACTCCAAAAGATGTAGCTGATGATATGTTGAAATTGCATGGTGTTTCATTGACATACATACAGGCATGGAGAGCTAAAGAAAAAACAGTAAAGTTGATGAGAGGAGATCCAGCAGAATCTTATGCAAGATTACCTG GAtctgttttgaaaataaaaaggaatgaagatgatACATTTTTATATGCATTTGTTGCTTTAGAAGCATGTATTAGGGACTGGGAATATTGTAGGccaattgttgttgttgatggtGCTGCATTAAAATGTTCATATGGTGGTACAATGTTAACTTCAAGCACATTGGATCCGGGAG GTCATATACTTCCGTTGGCGTATGCGATAGTAGATTCTGAAAATGATGCTTCATGGACATGGTTCTTTGAGCAATTTAGAGAAGCATATGGAGTTAGACAAAATATGTGTTTTATGTCAGACAGAAATGAAAGCATATGGAAAGGGACAACAAATGTATATCCTGAATCAGAACATTATGCATGCATATGGCATTTATCAGTCAATGTTTTGAAGAATTTCAATAGAAATACTGAAGATTTGAAGATGTTGTTCTTTTCATTGGCAAAAGCTTATACAAAACAACAGTTTGAGACAATTATGGGAAGAATAGATCAGATAGATACGCAAATACGGCCATACTTGTTTGATATTGGTTATAGCAAATGGTCAAGAGCTTACTCGAATTGTAAGCGCACATGGACGATGACTTCAAACATCGCGGAGTCATTGAATAATGTTAACAGATTAGCATGGAGGTTACCGGTGATTTCACTTCTTGAGTTTATGAGGGTGACAATTCAGAGGTGGATTCACAAGCATAATGAGGAGGATGATAAGACTACATCTAATctgacaaaaaaatatgat GTGATACCTTCAACTGTTGATCTGCATGCTATAGCTGAAGGAGCAAAGAAATACATAGTAAATTTGAACACAAGGATGTGTAGTTGTGGAAGATTTCAACATTATGAGATACCATGTGGTCATGCAATTGTTGTTCTTCGGTACAGGAAGTTACATGAAGCAGATTTCTATTCTGCTTTTTATAGCCTCAAGAATTTCAAAGATGCTTATGCCATTCCCGTCGAGCCTATCCCGTGCAAGAGTACATGGGATATACCAAGTTATATTTCAGATCCTAAATTGATGCCGCCTGGTCCAAAAAAAGCAGCAGGAAGACCCAAACTTGAACGGTGGAAGGGATTCGCAGATGTGAATTTCAAGAAGACAAAAAGCACATGCAGTATATGCCATCAGGTTGGACACAATAGGAAGACTTGTTCAAATTATCCTGTACAAAAACAATGA